In the genome of Anomalospiza imberbis isolate Cuckoo-Finch-1a 21T00152 chromosome 29, ASM3175350v1, whole genome shotgun sequence, one region contains:
- the LOC137463556 gene encoding keratin-associated protein 16-1-like isoform X3: protein MRRATGCPLSQICIPPPAVLVRSFPVRSSPDPCGTAGSFQCLPPRGSSCCYPGTTTYVSLGSLAAAQAAGCTNCGLVAATRVPPCCQGVARCTTTCRNPCCCCRVTESSSRSWDCCQDVAKCSTATCQDPCCQEVTKCTTTCQDPCCQEVTKCVTTCQDPCCQEVTKCVTTCQDPCCQEVTKCVTTCQDPCCQEVTKCVTTCQDPCCQEVTKCVTTCQDPCCQEVTKCVTTCQDPCCQEVTKCVTTCQDPCCKEVTKYATTCQDPCCKEVTKCTTTCVDPCCQEVTKCVTTCQDPCCKEVTKCVTRRVDPCCKEVTKCITTCQDPCCQEVTKCVTTCQDPCCKEVTTCTATCQDPCCKEVTTCTTTCVDPCCKEVTKCVTTCQDPCCKEVTKCVTTCQDPCCKEVTTCTTCVDPCRQEVTKCITTCVDPCCQEVTRCVTTCVDPCVKKAPRGLTPCYDPCCKKVTKWSSPWVIPWCRKGAKSSTRCGDPCSKKGTKCSSRCVDTCYKKVPKCSTPCQDPCCVTRCDPRCVDPCCQEVTKCRTRCVDPCCQEVTKCRTRCVDPCCQEVTKCITTCQDPCGKEVTKCVTTCVDPCCKEVTKCATRCVDPCCQEVTKCRTRYVDPCCQEVTKCVTTCQDPCCVTRCATRCQDPCCQEVTKCVTTCQDPCCQEVTKCTTRCVDPCCQEVTKCRTTCQDPCCVTRCATRCVDPCCQEVTKCTTRCVDPCCQGVTTCATRCVDPCCQGVARCINTCQDPCCVTRCATRCVDPCCQGVTTCTTTCQDPCCQGVTTCTTTCQDPCCQGVTTCQDPCCQGVTTCQDPCCQGVTTCTTTCQDPCCQGVTTCQDPCCQGVTTCPTTCPAPCCVPSCPPPCADPCCATPQCRGGVQVVTRCADSCPTTCVTQTCPVCGQRCSISCCPKFRAR from the exons atgcgTCGTGCGACCGGCTGCCCGCTGAGCCAGATCTGCATCCCCCCTCCCGCCGTCCTGGTGAGGAGCTTCCCCGTGAGATCCAGCCCGGACCCCTGCGGCACCGCCGGCAGCTTCCAGTGCCTCCCTCCCCGCGGGAGCTCCTGCTGCTACCCCGGCACCACCACCTACGTCAGCCTGGGGAGCCTGGCCGCGGCCCAGGCTGCCGGCTGCACCAACTGCGGCCTCGTGGCTGCCACACGCGTCCCCCCGTGCTGCCAGGGCGTGGCCAGGTGCACCACCACGTGCCGGaacccctgctgctgctgccgggtgactgagagcagcagcaggagctgggactgCTGTCAGGACGTGGCCAAGTGCTCCACAGCCACATGCCAGGATCCGTGCTGCCAGGAGGTCACCAAGTGCACAACCACGTGTCAAGACCCGTGTTGTCAGGAGGTCACCAAGTGTGTCACCACGTGTCAAGACCCGTGTTGTCAGGAGGTCACCAAGTGTGTCACCACGTGTCAAGACCCGTGTTGTCAGGAGGTCACCAAGTGTGTCACCACGTGTCAAGACCCGTGTTGTCAGGAGGTCACCAAGTGTGTCACCACGTGTCAAGACCCATGTTGTCAGGAGGTCACCAAGTGTGTCACCACGTGTCAAGACCCATGTTGTCAGGAGGTCACCAAGTGTGTCACCACATGTCAGGATCCGTGTTGTCAAGAGGTCACCAAGTGTGTCACCACATGCCAAGATCCCTGCTGCAAGGAGGTGACCAAGTACGCCACAACATGCCAAGATCCGTGTTGCAAAGAAGTGACCAAGTGCACCACCACGTGTGTGGacccctgctgccaggaggtCACCAAGTGTGTCACCACATGCCAGGATCCCTGTTGTAAGGAA GTCACCAAGTGTGTCACCAGGCGTGTGGATCCCTGCTGTAAGGAGGTCACCAAGTGTATCACCACATGTCAGGATCCGTGTTGTCAAGAGGTCACCAAGTGTGTCACCACGTGCCAAGATCCCTGCTGCAAGGAGGTGACCACGTGCACCGCCACGTGCCAGGATCCCTGCTGCAAGGAGGTGACCACATGCACCACCACGTGTGTGGATCCGTGTTGTAAGGAAGTCACCAAGTGTGTCACCACATGCCAAGATCCCTGCTGCAAGGAG GTCACCAAGTGTGTCACCACATGCCAAGATCCCTGCTGCAAGGAAGTGACCACGTGTACCACGTGTGTGGACCCATGTCGTCAGGAGGTCACCAAGTGTATCACCACATGTGTGGACCCGTGTTGTCAGGAGGTCACCAGGTGTGTCACCACGTGTGTGGACCCATGTGTCAAGAAAGCCCCCAGGGGCCTCACGCCGTGTTACGATCCCTGCTGCAAGAAGGTGACCAAGTGGAGCAGCCCGTGGGTGATTCCTTGGTGCAGGAAAGGCGCCAAGTCCAGCACCAGATGTGGAGATCCCTGTTCCAAGAAGGGGACCAAGTGCAGCTCCAGATGTGTGGATACATGCTACAAGAAAGTGCCCAAGTGCTCCACCCCGTGCCAAGATCCATGCTGTGTGaccaggtgtgaccccaggtgtgTGGACCCGTGTTGTCAAGAAGTCACCAAGTGCAGAACCAGATGTGTGGATCCCTGTTGTCAGGAGGTCACCAAGTGCAGAACCAGATGCGTGGatccctgctgccaggaggTCACCAAGTGCATCACCACGTGCCAAGATCCCTGTGGCAAGGAGGTCACCAAGTGTGTCACCACGTGTGTGGACCCGTGTTGCAAGGAGGTCACCAAATGTGCCACCAGATGTGTGGatccctgctgccaggaggTCACCAAGTGTAGAACCAGATATGTTGATCCATGTTGTCAGGAGGTCACCAA GTGTGTCACCACCTGCCAAGATCCCTGTTGTGTCACCAGATGTGCCACCAGGTGTCAGGATCCCTGTTGTCAGGAGGTCACCAAATGTGTCACCACGTGCCAAGatccctgctgccaggaggTGACAAAGTGCACCACCAGGTGTGTGGATCCCTGCTGCCAGGAAGTCACCAAGTGCAGAACCACATGCCAAGATCCCTGCTGTGTCACCAGATGTGCCACCAGATGTGTGGatccctgctgccaggaggTCACCAAGTGCACCACCAGATGTGTTGatccctgctgccagggagtGACCACGTGTGCCACCAGGTGTGTGGATCCGTGTTGCCAGGGGGTGGCCAGGTGCATCAACACGTGCCAAGATCCCTGCTGTGTCACCAGATGTGCCACCAGGTGTGTGGacccctgctgccagggagtGACCACCTGCACCACCACCTGCCAGGacccctgctgccagggagtGACCACCTGCACCACCACCTGCCAGGacccctgctgccagggagtGACCACCTGCCAAGacccctgctgccagggagtGACCACCTGCCAGGacccctgctgccagggagtGACCACCTGCACCACCACCTGCCAGGacccctgctgccagggagtGACCACCTGCCAGGacccctgctgccagggagtGACCACCTGCCCCACGACGTGCCCAGCCCCgtgctgtgtccccagctgtccccctCCGTGTGCGGACCCCTGCTGTGCCACCCCGCAGTGCCGCGGGGGTGTCCAGGTTGTCACCAGGTGCGCCGACTCCTGTCCCACCACCTGCGTCACCCAGACCTGCCCGGTGTGCGGCCAGCGCTGCTCCATCTCCTGTTGCCCCAAATTCCGGGCTCGCTGA
- the LOC137463556 gene encoding keratin-associated protein 16-1-like isoform X14, which translates to MRRATGCPLSQICIPPPAVLVRSFPVRSSPDPCGTAGSFQCLPPRGSSCCYPGTTTYVSLGSLAAAQAAGCTNCGLVAATRVPPCCQGVARCTTTCRNPCCCCRVTESSSRSWDCCQDVAKCSTATCQDPCCQEVTKCTTTCQDPCCQEVTKCVTTCQDPCCQEVTKCVTTCQDPCCQEVTKCVTTCQDPCCQEVTKCVTTCQDPCCQEVTKCVTTCQDPCCQEVTKCVTTCQDPCCQEVTKCVTTCQDPCCKEVTKYATTCQDPCCKEVTKCTTTCVDPCCQEVTKCVTTCQDPCCKEVTTCTTTCVDPCCKEVTKCVTTCQDPCCKEVTTCTTCVDPCRQEVTKCITTCVDPCCQEVTRCVTTCVDPCVKKAPRGLTPCYDPCCKKVTKWSSPWVIPWCRKGAKSSTRCGDPCSKKGTKCSSRCVDTCYKKVPKCSTPCQDPCCVTRCDPRCVDPCCQEVTKCRTRCVDPCCQEVTKCRTRCVDPCCQEVTKCITTCQDPCGKEVTKCVTTCVDPCCKEVTKCATRCVDPCCQEVTKCRTRYVDPCCQEVTKCVTTCQDPCCVTRCATRCQDPCCQEVTKCVTTCQDPCCQEVTKCTTRCVDPCCQEVTKCRTTCQDPCCVTRCATRCVDPCCQEVTKCTTRCVDPCCQGVTTCATRCVDPCCQGVARCINTCQDPCCVTRCATRCVDPCCQGVTTCTTTCQDPCCQGVTTCTTTCQDPCCQGVTTCQDPCCQGVTTCQDPCCQGVTTCTTTCQDPCCQGVTTCQDPCCQGVTTCPTTCPAPCCVPSCPPPCADPCCATPQCRGGVQVVTRCADSCPTTCVTQTCPVCGQRCSISCCPKFRAR; encoded by the exons atgcgTCGTGCGACCGGCTGCCCGCTGAGCCAGATCTGCATCCCCCCTCCCGCCGTCCTGGTGAGGAGCTTCCCCGTGAGATCCAGCCCGGACCCCTGCGGCACCGCCGGCAGCTTCCAGTGCCTCCCTCCCCGCGGGAGCTCCTGCTGCTACCCCGGCACCACCACCTACGTCAGCCTGGGGAGCCTGGCCGCGGCCCAGGCTGCCGGCTGCACCAACTGCGGCCTCGTGGCTGCCACACGCGTCCCCCCGTGCTGCCAGGGCGTGGCCAGGTGCACCACCACGTGCCGGaacccctgctgctgctgccgggtgactgagagcagcagcaggagctgggactgCTGTCAGGACGTGGCCAAGTGCTCCACAGCCACATGCCAGGATCCGTGCTGCCAGGAGGTCACCAAGTGCACAACCACGTGTCAAGACCCGTGTTGTCAGGAGGTCACCAAGTGTGTCACCACGTGTCAAGACCCGTGTTGTCAGGAGGTCACCAAGTGTGTCACCACGTGTCAAGACCCGTGTTGTCAGGAGGTCACCAAGTGTGTCACCACGTGTCAAGACCCGTGTTGTCAGGAGGTCACCAAGTGTGTCACCACGTGTCAAGACCCATGTTGTCAGGAGGTCACCAAGTGTGTCACCACGTGTCAAGACCCATGTTGTCAGGAGGTCACCAAGTGTGTCACCACATGTCAGGATCCGTGTTGTCAAGAGGTCACCAAGTGTGTCACCACATGCCAAGATCCCTGCTGCAAGGAGGTGACCAAGTACGCCACAACATGCCAAGATCCGTGTTGCAAAGAAGTGACCAAGTGCACCACCACGTGTGTGGacccctgctgccaggaggtCACCAAGTGTGTCACCACATGCCAGGATCCCTGTTGTAAGGAA GTGACCACATGCACCACCACGTGTGTGGATCCGTGTTGTAAGGAGGTCACCAAGTGTGTCACCACATGCCAAGATCCCTGCTGCAAGGAAGTGACCACGTGTACCACGTGTGTGGACCCATGTCGTCAGGAGGTCACCAAGTGTATCACCACATGTGTGGACCCGTGTTGTCAGGAGGTCACCAGGTGTGTCACCACGTGTGTGGACCCATGTGTCAAGAAAGCCCCCAGGGGCCTCACGCCGTGTTACGATCCCTGCTGCAAGAAGGTGACCAAGTGGAGCAGCCCGTGGGTGATTCCTTGGTGCAGGAAAGGCGCCAAGTCCAGCACCAGATGTGGAGATCCCTGTTCCAAGAAGGGGACCAAGTGCAGCTCCAGATGTGTGGATACATGCTACAAGAAAGTGCCCAAGTGCTCCACCCCGTGCCAAGATCCATGCTGTGTGaccaggtgtgaccccaggtgtgTGGACCCGTGTTGTCAAGAAGTCACCAAGTGCAGAACCAGATGTGTGGATCCCTGTTGTCAGGAGGTCACCAAGTGCAGAACCAGATGCGTGGatccctgctgccaggaggTCACCAAGTGCATCACCACGTGCCAAGATCCCTGTGGCAAGGAGGTCACCAAGTGTGTCACCACGTGTGTGGACCCGTGTTGCAAGGAGGTCACCAAATGTGCCACCAGATGTGTGGatccctgctgccaggaggTCACCAAGTGTAGAACCAGATATGTTGATCCATGTTGTCAGGAGGTCACCAA GTGTGTCACCACCTGCCAAGATCCCTGTTGTGTCACCAGATGTGCCACCAGGTGTCAGGATCCCTGTTGTCAGGAGGTCACCAAATGTGTCACCACGTGCCAAGatccctgctgccaggaggTGACAAAGTGCACCACCAGGTGTGTGGATCCCTGCTGCCAGGAAGTCACCAAGTGCAGAACCACATGCCAAGATCCCTGCTGTGTCACCAGATGTGCCACCAGATGTGTGGatccctgctgccaggaggTCACCAAGTGCACCACCAGATGTGTTGatccctgctgccagggagtGACCACGTGTGCCACCAGGTGTGTGGATCCGTGTTGCCAGGGGGTGGCCAGGTGCATCAACACGTGCCAAGATCCCTGCTGTGTCACCAGATGTGCCACCAGGTGTGTGGacccctgctgccagggagtGACCACCTGCACCACCACCTGCCAGGacccctgctgccagggagtGACCACCTGCACCACCACCTGCCAGGacccctgctgccagggagtGACCACCTGCCAAGacccctgctgccagggagtGACCACCTGCCAGGacccctgctgccagggagtGACCACCTGCACCACCACCTGCCAGGacccctgctgccagggagtGACCACCTGCCAGGacccctgctgccagggagtGACCACCTGCCCCACGACGTGCCCAGCCCCgtgctgtgtccccagctgtccccctCCGTGTGCGGACCCCTGCTGTGCCACCCCGCAGTGCCGCGGGGGTGTCCAGGTTGTCACCAGGTGCGCCGACTCCTGTCCCACCACCTGCGTCACCCAGACCTGCCCGGTGTGCGGCCAGCGCTGCTCCATCTCCTGTTGCCCCAAATTCCGGGCTCGCTGA
- the LOC137463556 gene encoding keratin-associated protein 16-1-like isoform X17: MRRATGCPLSQICIPPPAVLVRSFPVRSSPDPCGTAGSFQCLPPRGSSCCYPGTTTYVSLGSLAAAQAAGCTNCGLVAATRVPPCCQGVARCTTTCRNPCCCCRVTESSSRSWDCCQDVAKCSTATCQDPCCQEVTKCTTTCQDPCCQEVTKCVTTCQDPCCQEVTKCVTTCQDPCCQEVTKCVTTCQDPCCQEVTKCVTTCQDPCCQEVTKCVTTCQDPCCQEVTKCVTTCQDPCCQEVTKCVTTCQDPCCKEVTKYATTCQDPCCKEVTKCTTTCVDPCCQEVTKCVTTCQDPCCKEVTKCVTRRVDPCCKEVTKCITTCQDPCCQEVTKCVTTCQDPCCKEVTTCTATCQDPCCKEVTTCTTTCVDPCCKEVTKCVTTCQDPCCKEVTTCTTTCVDPCCKEVTKCVTTCQDPCCKEVTTCTTCVDPCRQEVTKCITTCVDPCCQEVTKCRTRCVDPCCQEVTKCITTCQDPCGKEVTKCVTTCVDPCCKEVTKCATRCVDPCCQEVTKCRTRYVDPCCQEVTKCVTTCQDPCCVTRCATRCQDPCCQEVTKCVTTCQDPCCQEVTKCTTRCVDPCCQEVTKCRTTCQDPCCVTRCATRCVDPCCQEVTKCTTRCVDPCCQGVTTCATRCVDPCCQGVARCINTCQDPCCVTRCATRCVDPCCQGVTTCTTTCQDPCCQGVTTCTTTCQDPCCQGVTTCQDPCCQGVTTCQDPCCQGVTTCTTTCQDPCCQGVTTCQDPCCQGVTTCPTTCPAPCCVPSCPPPCADPCCATPQCRGGVQVVTRCADSCPTTCVTQTCPVCGQRCSISCCPKFRAR, translated from the exons atgcgTCGTGCGACCGGCTGCCCGCTGAGCCAGATCTGCATCCCCCCTCCCGCCGTCCTGGTGAGGAGCTTCCCCGTGAGATCCAGCCCGGACCCCTGCGGCACCGCCGGCAGCTTCCAGTGCCTCCCTCCCCGCGGGAGCTCCTGCTGCTACCCCGGCACCACCACCTACGTCAGCCTGGGGAGCCTGGCCGCGGCCCAGGCTGCCGGCTGCACCAACTGCGGCCTCGTGGCTGCCACACGCGTCCCCCCGTGCTGCCAGGGCGTGGCCAGGTGCACCACCACGTGCCGGaacccctgctgctgctgccgggtgactgagagcagcagcaggagctgggactgCTGTCAGGACGTGGCCAAGTGCTCCACAGCCACATGCCAGGATCCGTGCTGCCAGGAGGTCACCAAGTGCACAACCACGTGTCAAGACCCGTGTTGTCAGGAGGTCACCAAGTGTGTCACCACGTGTCAAGACCCGTGTTGTCAGGAGGTCACCAAGTGTGTCACCACGTGTCAAGACCCGTGTTGTCAGGAGGTCACCAAGTGTGTCACCACGTGTCAAGACCCGTGTTGTCAGGAGGTCACCAAGTGTGTCACCACGTGTCAAGACCCATGTTGTCAGGAGGTCACCAAGTGTGTCACCACGTGTCAAGACCCATGTTGTCAGGAGGTCACCAAGTGTGTCACCACATGTCAGGATCCGTGTTGTCAAGAGGTCACCAAGTGTGTCACCACATGCCAAGATCCCTGCTGCAAGGAGGTGACCAAGTACGCCACAACATGCCAAGATCCGTGTTGCAAAGAAGTGACCAAGTGCACCACCACGTGTGTGGacccctgctgccaggaggtCACCAAGTGTGTCACCACATGCCAGGATCCCTGTTGTAAGGAA GTCACCAAGTGTGTCACCAGGCGTGTGGATCCCTGCTGTAAGGAGGTCACCAAGTGTATCACCACATGTCAGGATCCGTGTTGTCAAGAGGTCACCAAGTGTGTCACCACGTGCCAAGATCCCTGCTGCAAGGAGGTGACCACGTGCACCGCCACGTGCCAGGATCCCTGCTGCAAGGAGGTGACCACATGCACCACCACGTGTGTGGATCCGTGTTGTAAGGAAGTCACCAAGTGTGTCACCACATGCCAAGATCCCTGCTGCAAGGAGGTGACCACATGCACCACCACGTGTGTGGATCCGTGTTGTAAGGAGGTCACCAAGTGTGTCACCACATGCCAAGATCCCTGCTGCAAGGAAGTGACCACGTGTACCACGTGTGTGGACCCATGTCGTCAGGAGGTCACCAAGTGTATCACCACATGTGTGGACCCGTGTTGTCAGGAG GTCACCAAGTGCAGAACCAGATGCGTGGatccctgctgccaggaggTCACCAAGTGCATCACCACGTGCCAAGATCCCTGTGGCAAGGAGGTCACCAAGTGTGTCACCACGTGTGTGGACCCGTGTTGCAAGGAGGTCACCAAATGTGCCACCAGATGTGTGGatccctgctgccaggaggTCACCAAGTGTAGAACCAGATATGTTGATCCATGTTGTCAGGAGGTCACCAA GTGTGTCACCACCTGCCAAGATCCCTGTTGTGTCACCAGATGTGCCACCAGGTGTCAGGATCCCTGTTGTCAGGAGGTCACCAAATGTGTCACCACGTGCCAAGatccctgctgccaggaggTGACAAAGTGCACCACCAGGTGTGTGGATCCCTGCTGCCAGGAAGTCACCAAGTGCAGAACCACATGCCAAGATCCCTGCTGTGTCACCAGATGTGCCACCAGATGTGTGGatccctgctgccaggaggTCACCAAGTGCACCACCAGATGTGTTGatccctgctgccagggagtGACCACGTGTGCCACCAGGTGTGTGGATCCGTGTTGCCAGGGGGTGGCCAGGTGCATCAACACGTGCCAAGATCCCTGCTGTGTCACCAGATGTGCCACCAGGTGTGTGGacccctgctgccagggagtGACCACCTGCACCACCACCTGCCAGGacccctgctgccagggagtGACCACCTGCACCACCACCTGCCAGGacccctgctgccagggagtGACCACCTGCCAAGacccctgctgccagggagtGACCACCTGCCAGGacccctgctgccagggagtGACCACCTGCACCACCACCTGCCAGGacccctgctgccagggagtGACCACCTGCCAGGacccctgctgccagggagtGACCACCTGCCCCACGACGTGCCCAGCCCCgtgctgtgtccccagctgtccccctCCGTGTGCGGACCCCTGCTGTGCCACCCCGCAGTGCCGCGGGGGTGTCCAGGTTGTCACCAGGTGCGCCGACTCCTGTCCCACCACCTGCGTCACCCAGACCTGCCCGGTGTGCGGCCAGCGCTGCTCCATCTCCTGTTGCCCCAAATTCCGGGCTCGCTGA
- the LOC137463556 gene encoding keratin-associated protein 16-1-like isoform X18, with translation MRRATGCPLSQICIPPPAVLVRSFPVRSSPDPCGTAGSFQCLPPRGSSCCYPGTTTYVSLGSLAAAQAAGCTNCGLVAATRVPPCCQGVARCTTTCRNPCCCCRVTESSSRSWDCCQDVAKCSTATCQDPCCQEVTKCTTTCQDPCCQEVTKCVTTCQDPCCQEVTKCVTTCQDPCCQEVTKCVTTCQDPCCQEVTKCVTTCQDPCCQEVTKCVTTCQDPCCQEVTKCVTTCQDPCCQEVTKCVTTCQDPCCKEVTKYATTCQDPCCKEVTKCTTTCVDPCCQEVTKCVTTCQDPCCKEVTKCVTRRVDPCCKEVTKCITTCQDPCCQEVTKCVTTCQDPCCKEVTTCTATCQDPCCKEVTTCTTTCVDPCCKEVTKCVTTCQDPCCKEVTTCTTTCVDPCCKEVTKCVTTCQDPCCKEVTKCRTRCVDPCCQEVTKCITTCQDPCGKEVTKCVTTCVDPCCKEVTKCATRCVDPCCQEVTKCRTRYVDPCCQEVTKCVTTCQDPCCVTRCATRCQDPCCQEVTKCVTTCQDPCCQEVTKCTTRCVDPCCQEVTKCRTTCQDPCCVTRCATRCVDPCCQEVTKCTTRCVDPCCQGVTTCATRCVDPCCQGVARCINTCQDPCCVTRCATRCVDPCCQGVTTCTTTCQDPCCQGVTTCTTTCQDPCCQGVTTCQDPCCQGVTTCQDPCCQGVTTCTTTCQDPCCQGVTTCQDPCCQGVTTCPTTCPAPCCVPSCPPPCADPCCATPQCRGGVQVVTRCADSCPTTCVTQTCPVCGQRCSISCCPKFRAR, from the exons atgcgTCGTGCGACCGGCTGCCCGCTGAGCCAGATCTGCATCCCCCCTCCCGCCGTCCTGGTGAGGAGCTTCCCCGTGAGATCCAGCCCGGACCCCTGCGGCACCGCCGGCAGCTTCCAGTGCCTCCCTCCCCGCGGGAGCTCCTGCTGCTACCCCGGCACCACCACCTACGTCAGCCTGGGGAGCCTGGCCGCGGCCCAGGCTGCCGGCTGCACCAACTGCGGCCTCGTGGCTGCCACACGCGTCCCCCCGTGCTGCCAGGGCGTGGCCAGGTGCACCACCACGTGCCGGaacccctgctgctgctgccgggtgactgagagcagcagcaggagctgggactgCTGTCAGGACGTGGCCAAGTGCTCCACAGCCACATGCCAGGATCCGTGCTGCCAGGAGGTCACCAAGTGCACAACCACGTGTCAAGACCCGTGTTGTCAGGAGGTCACCAAGTGTGTCACCACGTGTCAAGACCCGTGTTGTCAGGAGGTCACCAAGTGTGTCACCACGTGTCAAGACCCGTGTTGTCAGGAGGTCACCAAGTGTGTCACCACGTGTCAAGACCCGTGTTGTCAGGAGGTCACCAAGTGTGTCACCACGTGTCAAGACCCATGTTGTCAGGAGGTCACCAAGTGTGTCACCACGTGTCAAGACCCATGTTGTCAGGAGGTCACCAAGTGTGTCACCACATGTCAGGATCCGTGTTGTCAAGAGGTCACCAAGTGTGTCACCACATGCCAAGATCCCTGCTGCAAGGAGGTGACCAAGTACGCCACAACATGCCAAGATCCGTGTTGCAAAGAAGTGACCAAGTGCACCACCACGTGTGTGGacccctgctgccaggaggtCACCAAGTGTGTCACCACATGCCAGGATCCCTGTTGTAAGGAA GTCACCAAGTGTGTCACCAGGCGTGTGGATCCCTGCTGTAAGGAGGTCACCAAGTGTATCACCACATGTCAGGATCCGTGTTGTCAAGAGGTCACCAAGTGTGTCACCACGTGCCAAGATCCCTGCTGCAAGGAGGTGACCACGTGCACCGCCACGTGCCAGGATCCCTGCTGCAAGGAGGTGACCACATGCACCACCACGTGTGTGGATCCGTGTTGTAAGGAAGTCACCAAGTGTGTCACCACATGCCAAGATCCCTGCTGCAAGGAGGTGACCACATGCACCACCACGTGTGTGGATCCGTGTTGTAAGGAGGTCACCAAGTGTGTCACCACATGCCAAGATCCCTGCTGCAAGGAA GTCACCAAGTGCAGAACCAGATGCGTGGatccctgctgccaggaggTCACCAAGTGCATCACCACGTGCCAAGATCCCTGTGGCAAGGAGGTCACCAAGTGTGTCACCACGTGTGTGGACCCGTGTTGCAAGGAGGTCACCAAATGTGCCACCAGATGTGTGGatccctgctgccaggaggTCACCAAGTGTAGAACCAGATATGTTGATCCATGTTGTCAGGAGGTCACCAA GTGTGTCACCACCTGCCAAGATCCCTGTTGTGTCACCAGATGTGCCACCAGGTGTCAGGATCCCTGTTGTCAGGAGGTCACCAAATGTGTCACCACGTGCCAAGatccctgctgccaggaggTGACAAAGTGCACCACCAGGTGTGTGGATCCCTGCTGCCAGGAAGTCACCAAGTGCAGAACCACATGCCAAGATCCCTGCTGTGTCACCAGATGTGCCACCAGATGTGTGGatccctgctgccaggaggTCACCAAGTGCACCACCAGATGTGTTGatccctgctgccagggagtGACCACGTGTGCCACCAGGTGTGTGGATCCGTGTTGCCAGGGGGTGGCCAGGTGCATCAACACGTGCCAAGATCCCTGCTGTGTCACCAGATGTGCCACCAGGTGTGTGGacccctgctgccagggagtGACCACCTGCACCACCACCTGCCAGGacccctgctgccagggagtGACCACCTGCACCACCACCTGCCAGGacccctgctgccagggagtGACCACCTGCCAAGacccctgctgccagggagtGACCACCTGCCAGGacccctgctgccagggagtGACCACCTGCACCACCACCTGCCAGGacccctgctgccagggagtGACCACCTGCCAGGacccctgctgccagggagtGACCACCTGCCCCACGACGTGCCCAGCCCCgtgctgtgtccccagctgtccccctCCGTGTGCGGACCCCTGCTGTGCCACCCCGCAGTGCCGCGGGGGTGTCCAGGTTGTCACCAGGTGCGCCGACTCCTGTCCCACCACCTGCGTCACCCAGACCTGCCCGGTGTGCGGCCAGCGCTGCTCCATCTCCTGTTGCCCCAAATTCCGGGCTCGCTGA